The following DNA comes from Candidatus Binatus sp..
CGGGATTGGGGATGTAGCTGATTACGGGCTCGAGGAAAGTGGTGCCTATCAGATGCATCTGGTAGTACGCCTGCAGGATGGCCTCATTGCTCCGGAAGCTGTATCGCCGATTGAGCCACGACCAGGCGAGTCCGGCGCCGATCGAATCAGCCGGTCGATCGGGAATCAGGCCGAACCCGGTGAACCCAGCGCCGAAATATTCGTTTGCGATCATGGTGCGCGAGTCGTTGATGCCGAACTGAAAGAAGCCTGAAATACCGCTGTTGTCGACGTTTTCGTGACGTCTCCAGAGGCGCTGAGAGCCGAAAGTATAAAATCCTTCGGCGCCATTCTGACTCGTTCCCGGGCCGAGCAGCTCGCCCGTTTGGGCCCATCCGCCCGCGCCCAAAACTCCGATCAATTTGTGCGCGCCGAGCTTCCACGCGTAGCCGGCCTCGCCGATCGTGAAATAGTGTCCATCGAAGACTGGGTCCTCGCGCAGCCCGGTCTGTACGCCGGTCGCTAGAGCTCCATCGTAGAACGCGTAGGTAAGATAGAAATTTTTGGTCGGCGCAAAATTCGCGGTTATTCCGTATGCGGAATTGTAGTATCCCGGCGACGCACCAATCAGCGTGGGGTTCTTGAATATCGGCGTGTAGATGAGTCCCGTGACCGAGGGAATTTTGAGGCTGGCGTCGGCGGTCGGAACAGCTCGTGAGACGTTGTTGAAGTCGTAGGTCGGCACCGTCTTGCCGACTCGGATAACGAACTTGTCGGCGAACAGGCTTTGCCGCCACCAGAGTTCGTACAGTTCGGTGCGAACGAACGGCTTTGGACCCGACAGACCGTCGTAAGCGGTAACGACGCCGGCCTTGCCATTGTCGTTCTCGCCATTGAACTGCAGCAATTCCGCATCGAGCGAGCCCCCCGGAAGACCAATCAGCTTCTCCGCGTCCACGTTCAGGTTGAGCAGCAGCACGCCGT
Coding sequences within:
- a CDS encoding carbohydrate porin produces the protein MVKALSSDAQPISANPGASNIIPGTGLLGHLIGLDRIPGVSVGGLWIGNANYLFTGGVKPRTWSFNGVLLLNLNVDAEKLIGLPGGSLDAELLQFNGENDNGKAGVVTAYDGLSGPKPFVRTELYELWWRQSLFADKFVIRVGKTVPTYDFNNVSRAVPTADASLKIPSVTGLIYTPIFKNPTLIGASPGYYNSAYGITANFAPTKNFYLTYAFYDGALATGVQTGLREDPVFDGHYFTIGEAGYAWKLGAHKLIGVLGAGGWAQTGELLGPGTSQNGAEGFYTFGSQRLWRRHENVDNSGISGFFQFGINDSRTMIANEYFGAGFTGFGLIPDRPADSIGAGLAWSWLNRRYSFRSNEAILQAYYQMHLIGTTFLEPVISYIPNPGESRNTQGAVAITAQLMVLF